The Agromyces sp. G08B096 DNA window CGCCGGCGGCGCATCCCTGCTGCTCATGCGAGACCGGCCGGTCCCGCGATCCGGCGAGCGCGTGTTCGCCTCGATCCGGCACGGGTTCCGGCCGAGCTCGGTGCGACGCAATCCCGGCCTGTACCTCACGCTCCTCACGTGCGCGGTGATCGGCACGAGCAGCCAGGTGTTCCTTCCGTACGTCATCATCTACCTCCAGCGTTACCTGCGGATCGAGGCGTACGCGCTCGTGCTCGGGGTCGTGCTCATCGCGGCATCCCTGCTCAGCATCCTCGGCGGCCGGGTGATGGACCGCGTGGGCAAGGAGCGCTTCCTCCTGCCCTCGGTCGGGGTCTTCGCGGCCGGCCTGCTCGCCATGCCCTTCGCACACGAACCGGTCTGGGTCATCGCGGCCGCGACGGTGATGATGACCGGCATGATGGCCTCGCTTGCGACCGTGAACGCGCTCGTGCGCGACCGCACGCCCGCCGAGCGAGCGGGCGCCGTGCAGGGGCTCCGGATGATCCTCGGGGTGATGGTGCCGATGATCCTCGGCCCAACGATCGGCGCTGCCGTCATCTCCGGAGCCGGGACGACGTTCGAGCAGCTCGGCGTCGTGCAGCCCGTCCCCGGTCCGCAGATCTTCGTCGCCGCGGCGGTGGTCCTGCTGGCCGGGCCGGCGGTCTGGGCGTGGGCCCGCAGGGCGAGCGCATGACCGCCGAGGCCATGGCCGCCGCCGAGCGCACCGTTGAGCGAGCCGCTGACCCTGCACCCGAACCGGTGCTCGCCGAGTACCCGCGCCCACAACTCGTCCGCGACAGCTACCTCAATCTCAATGGCGTCTGGCGGTACGCCATCACCCATGCGGACGGTCCGCCGGTCCAGTGGGACGGCGACATCCTCGTGCCCTTCTCGCCCGAGTCCGAGCGGTCCGGCGTCGGCCGGTCGCTCGAACCCGGAGCCCACCTCTGGTACGAGCGAGAACTCGTGCTGCCCGACGGATTCCTCCAGGACCGGGTGCTGCTGCACTTCGGCGCGGTCGACCAGGACTGCGTCGTCTTCGTCGACGGCCGCGAAGTCGGGCGGCACGTCGGCGGCTATCTGCCGTTCACCTGCGACATCACCGAGGCGGTCGGCGGGGGAGGCTCGCATGTGCTGCGCGTCGAGGTGACGGATGACTCGGACGCGGGGTACGCCTCGCGCGGCAAGCAGGCGCTGAAGCCCGGAGGGATCTGGTACACGCCGCAATCCGGGATCTGGCAGACCGTGTGGCTGGAGTCCGTGCCCGCCGTGCACGTGACGAGCCTCGACGTCCGGCCGTGCCTGTCGGACGCCGCGGCCGAGGTCGTGGTCCACCTCGGTGGCGGCGACGCCGACATCGAGGTCGTGCTCACGGCCGACGGGGAGCCCGTCGCCCGCGCGTCGGGCCGGTCGGGAGAGCTCCTCCGCCTCGAGCTCGCCTCGGTGCGGCCCTGGAGCCCCGAGGACCCGTTCCTGTACGACCTCGACATCCGCGCGGGCGAGGACCGCGTCGCGAGCTACCTCGGCATGCGGAGCGTGACGATGGAGCCCGACGCCGACGGGCGACCGCGGCTCATGCTCAACGGAGCGCCGTACTTCCACGCCGGCGTGCTCGACCAGGGGTACTGGCCGGACGGGCTCTACACCGCGCCCTCCGACGAGGCGCTCGTGCGCGACATCCTCGCCATGAAGGAGCTCGGCTTCACGATGCTGCGCAAGCACATCAAGATCGAGCCGCTCCGCTGGTACTACCACTGCGACCGGCTCGGCATGCTCGTGTGGCAGGACCTCGTCAACGGTGGCCGCCGGTACCACCCGCTCGTCATCACCGCACCGGTGCTGCTGCCGATCCGCCTCGACGATCGCCGACATCGGGCCTTCGGCAGGCAGGATGCCGCAGGACGGGCCGCGTTCCGGGCGGAATTGGATGCCACGGTCCGGCTGCTCCGCAACCATCCGAGCGTGGCCGTCTGGGTGCCGTTCAACGAGGGGTGGGGCCAGTTCGACGCGCTCGACGCCGTGGAGCGGATCCGCGCGCTCGACCCGGACCGGCTCATCGATCACGCCAGCGGGTGGCATGACCAGGGCGGCGGGGACATCCGCAGCCTGCACGTCTACTTCCGACGCATCCGCGCTCGGCGCTCGTGGGGACGGGACGGCCGCACGGTCGCCGTTTCCGAGTACGGCGGATACAGCCTCAGGCTCGCAGGCCACGAGCACAGCGAGCGGGAGTTCGGGTATCGCCGCTACCGGTCGATCGCGGCCCTCACCGCCGCGTTCGTACGGTTGCACCGACGCGAAGTGCTCCCCGCGATCGCTTCCGGGCTCTCGGCGATCGTCTACACCCAGCTGTCCGACGTCGAGGACGAGCTCAACGGCCTCCTGACTGCGGATCGCAGCGTGTCGAAGGTCGATCCCGGCGCCGTCCGCGCGGTGAACGTCGAACTCGCCGCGGCCTATGCGCGCGCGGCGAGTCGACGAGGCTGACGAGCGGTCAGCGCATGATCGGATCCGCGCTGCGAGCTCCCCGGGGCTGCAGGGCGGCGAGCGGGAAGGATCGCGCGGGGAACTGCGCGGGCGTCGCGGCGAAGAAGTCGTACATCGGCTCGACGTCAGTGCCGCCCTGTCGCACCCAGGCGCGGGTCGAGGCGGCCCGGCCGTTGCCGGATTCGATCACGATGAAGTCGGCGGGGCCCTCGGGATCGGCGGGAAGGTCGAGGTGCAGGTCGGCGGCACCGCCAGGATGGCGGAGGGCGGCTCGGATGCCGCCGCCGGCGGCGAGTGCGGCAGCGGCGGACACGCGGAGCACGCGGAACGTCTCGGAGCTGAAGGAGGCGGGGTCGGTCATTCGTCGATCCGTTCGGTCGGTGGAGCGGTGGATGGGGAGAAGTGAGCGGGGCGCCGGATCTCGGGCCGACGCCCCGCTCTGCCCCGGGCGCACCGTGGACTGATGCGCGATTCCCGAGGCGGCTCTGGGGTCAGAGGTGCGCGGCGCGGGTTCGGCTCACCATCGGCGCTCGACCTCTTCGACGTGTCCGAACACGTCGGCGAACGCGACGACGCGGCCATCGTCGAGCTCCACGGTGCCGGCGTACGTGCCGAAGCACGTGTCGCCGCGGCTCTTCACGATCCAGCGATCGAAGACATGCCGGAGGTGACGTTCGGGTGTGAAGGTCACCTCGACCGACGGGCCCACGAGCCGCCAGGGCGCCGTCCAGTCGGCCGGGTCGTAGCGCCATTCGAGGTGGGAGCTCACCTTGTGGAGGCGCCCGTCGAGGCGGATCCAGTTCTCGGTGGAGGGGGTGCCGTCGGTCCACTTGCCGCCGAACTGGAGGCCGAGGGCCTGGCCGTCGGCCGTGACACCGTTGCCCGCGCCCCAGTTCCACAGCGTGAAGTACGGCCATCGGCCGCGTCCGCGATCGTGCACGGCGATCGAGTGCTCGGCGTCGATCTCCTGGACGATGCCGTCGACCGAAATGAGACCGACGGCTCGGAGCCCGTTGTCCTTCTTCGTGTACTGGAACCGTCGATCGCTCCATGGCACCACGACAGCCATGGACTCGTGGTCGTCGGGTGCGACGATCTCGACGTCCACGTCGATGCGAGCCGAACGCCCGTGCAGGAGGGTGCCCCGGTCGGTCGGCGTCATGCGCACGAGCACGTCCTTCCGGCGGGCCTGCATGGGCTCGCGGTCGGCGGTTCGGTCGAGCCCGCCGCGGCGAGGCATCCACGTGTTGCCCCCCTGCACGATCTCCGACCAGGTCGACCGGTCGATGCAGGTGATGGAGACGTTGGCCCGGTAGTCGTGGTGCGAGATGTTCATCGTGAAGATCGTCGACGGCGTCTGCACCGACCAGTACTCGAACCGCTTGTTCCGGCCCCACCCGGGCAGTCGCGTGTCGTGCAGCGCTCCACGCGCCCAGCCGACCGCGTCGGGGTTGAGCCGCCCGTCGGGCAGGCACAGCGCCACCGGCTCCGTGATCTCCCGCTCGCGGATGCGCTCGCCTCCGCGGGGAATGGCGGTCATGGGCAGTCTCACTGGTGTCCTCCTGGGTGGGTTCGATCGGTGTGGAAGCGTCGTCGGGCGGCGGCATCCCGCATCGCTCAGCCCTTCATCGCGCCGTCCGCGAGTCCGCGGATCAGCCACTTCTGCACGACGAGCGCGAGGATCACGACGGGGATGACGGTCACCATGCCGGCGGCCGCGAGCGCGCCCCAGTTGGCACCGGTCTCGGTGTCGCCGGCCATGCCCGCGATCGCGACCGGCACGGTCGTCGCGTCGCGATTGGTGAGGACCAGCGCGAACAGCAGCTCCTCCCACGCGAGGATGACGCTGAAGATGAAGGTCGAGATGAGGCCGGGCGCCGAGATCGGGACGATGATCCGGAAGAACGCGCCCATCTTTGAGCAGCCGTCGAGCATCGCAGCCTCCTCGAGCTCCTTCGGCAGCGCGAGGAAGAACCCTCGCGTGAGCCACATCACGTACGGGATGACGAATGAGCAGTAGGCGAGGATGAGCGTGATGTGGGTGTCCATGATGCCGAGCGTGCGCGCCACGAGGAACATGGGCACGGCGAGGGCGATCGGCGGCACGCCGCGGGAGGCGAGGATGAGCGCGCCGATGACGCCGGCACCGCGGATGTTGAGCCGCGAGAGCGCGTAGCCGGCCATGGCGCCGGCCACGAGCGACACGAGGCCCGCGCCGAGTGCGACGATGACGGTGTTCACGAGCTTCGGGCCGAGGTCGCCTCGCGAGAAGGCGTCGATGTACTGGGCCAGGGTCGGGTCGAAGAAGATCGTCGGCGGCACCGTGAAGATGTCGCGCTGCTGCTTGAACGAGGTCAGCAGCATCCAGAGCAGCGGCAGCAGGAAGAGCGCGCAGACGATCGCGCCCGACCAGATGCGCGCCCGTTCGCCGGGCCGGCGTCGGTCGGCGCGACGGCGCCGCGCGGGAGATGGGGTCTCGGGGATGGGCACGACGTCGCGTCGCGCCTCGGTGAGCGTGCTCACAGGCGGTCCTCCAGCTTCTTGCTCACGGAGAGGAAGACGAACGTCAGGATCATCGTGATGACGAGGACGATCACGGCCATCGCCGATGACTCGCTGAACTTCAGCAGGCGGAACGCCTGTTGATAGATGAAGAGGTTCACGACGTTCGTCGCCTCGCCCGGCCCCCCGTTCGTGGTCGCGAGGATGACGTCGAACATCTTCACGGCGCCGAGCCAGCGGACGACGAACGTCGCGGCGATGATGGGCGCGAGCAGCGGCAGGCTCACCGACCGCATCGTCTGCCACCAGTTGGCGCCGTCGACCTTGGCGGCCTCGAACAGGTCGCTCGGCAGCGACAGCAGCGCGGCCGACGCGATGAGGGCGACGAACGGCACCGACCGCCAGGTGTCGATCAGCACGATGCTGATCATCGACATGGTGGCGTCGCCGAACCAGTCGATGGGAGGGAGGCCGAACAGCCCGAGGAACCAGCTCACGCCGCCCCACAGCGGGTCGAGGATCATCTTCCAGATGCCGCCCGAGACGACCGGCGCCACCACCATCGGGATGAGGAAGAGGGCGCGGACGACGCCGCGCCCCCTCCACTCCGCGTTCATGAGGTACGCGATCCCGAAGCCCAGGACGATCTGGAGCGGCAGCGCGAGCACGAGGTACACCGCGGTGACCACGAGCGAGTTCTGGAAGCTCTCGTTCGCCAGGGCGGCGGTGTAGTTGTCGAGCCCGGTCCAGTCGGCCGGAGCGAACGTGGCGAGGTCGAACTCCGAGAGGCTGATCTGCACCGTGTAGAGGAGCGGGTAGGCCAGCACGGCGACCAGCAGCACCGTCGCCGGCAGCATGAAGGTCCAGCGGCCGGCGAGATCTCGCCACCGTGCTCCCGTCCGCGCGGGACGGGCTGGTCTTGTGAGTCCGACGCTCATGGTTACTTCGCCAGCAGCTCGTCGATCTGGTCCGCGGCCTTGTCGAGCGCCTCCTGCGCGCTCGCTTGGCCTTGGACGGCGGCGCTGGTCTGATCCGCGAGGATCTCCTGGATCGCGTTCGACTCAGGGCTGCGGGGGCGCCACATCTCGCCCTCGGCCGCGACGTCGTACGCCGACTGCAGCGTGGCGAGCACGGGCACGAGCCAGTCCTCGGCCGGCGTCTCGGCGAGCGTGGACTTGCGGGCCGGGAACGAGCCGAGCGTGTTCGTCGTCCAGACCTCGCCCTCCTTCGAGCTCATCCACTGCAGGAGCGCCCAGGCGGCCTCGGGGTTCTTCGTGTTCTTGAACATCGAGCCGCTCCAGATGCCGCGGTGCGTGCTCGCGCTCTCGGAGCCGACCGGCATCGTCTGGATGCCGACCTGGTCGGGCGTGAGCGTCGTGACGTTCGGGTCGACGGCTGCGCTCTTGAAGGCGCTGCCCCAGGTGAAGATGGTGGCGACCTTGCCCTGGCGGAACGCGTCGAGCGGCTCCGTGTAGTTGTAGGTCAGGGCACCGGGCGGGGCGTACTCCAGCAGGTCGACCTGCGTCTGCAGCGCCTCGACGCCGGCGTCGGTCGCGAACGTGGGGTCCATCCCGTCGTCGAAGAGCGCGCCGCCGTCGGAGTTCAGCACGGCCTGCCAGAAGGGCGGGGAGAGGACGCCGCGGACCCACGTGAGGCCGACGGCCCACGAGTCATCCGTGCCGTCTCCGTCGGTGTCCTGCACGAGCTGCGGTGCCTGCTCGAGGTACTCGTCCCACGTGAGCTCGGGCGTCGGCTCGGGCAGTCCGGCCTTCGCGTAGAGGTCCTTGTTGTAGAACATCAGGAGCATGTTCGAGCGAAGCGGCACGCC harbors:
- a CDS encoding MFS transporter, with product MTAPHPQTRARPPRPTAGLGGRTWTALVIIGLVGQLAWTVENMYLNVFVYDVITPQPEAIALMVASSAVAATVGAIIVGAWSDRSGRRRVFVAAGYVLWGACTAAFGLVGEPDGVASGVVGAMTAIIVLDCVMSFIGSGANDAAFMAWVTDSTTPSNRGRVDGMLAVLPLVAMLLVFGLLDGLTRAGDWGVFFAVVGALTAVAGGASLLLMRDRPVPRSGERVFASIRHGFRPSSVRRNPGLYLTLLTCAVIGTSSQVFLPYVIIYLQRYLRIEAYALVLGVVLIAASLLSILGGRVMDRVGKERFLLPSVGVFAAGLLAMPFAHEPVWVIAAATVMMTGMMASLATVNALVRDRTPAERAGAVQGLRMILGVMVPMILGPTIGAAVISGAGTTFEQLGVVQPVPGPQIFVAAAVVLLAGPAVWAWARRASA
- a CDS encoding sugar-binding domain-containing protein; this translates as MTAEAMAAAERTVERAADPAPEPVLAEYPRPQLVRDSYLNLNGVWRYAITHADGPPVQWDGDILVPFSPESERSGVGRSLEPGAHLWYERELVLPDGFLQDRVLLHFGAVDQDCVVFVDGREVGRHVGGYLPFTCDITEAVGGGGSHVLRVEVTDDSDAGYASRGKQALKPGGIWYTPQSGIWQTVWLESVPAVHVTSLDVRPCLSDAAAEVVVHLGGGDADIEVVLTADGEPVARASGRSGELLRLELASVRPWSPEDPFLYDLDIRAGEDRVASYLGMRSVTMEPDADGRPRLMLNGAPYFHAGVLDQGYWPDGLYTAPSDEALVRDILAMKELGFTMLRKHIKIEPLRWYYHCDRLGMLVWQDLVNGGRRYHPLVITAPVLLPIRLDDRRHRAFGRQDAAGRAAFRAELDATVRLLRNHPSVAVWVPFNEGWGQFDALDAVERIRALDPDRLIDHASGWHDQGGGDIRSLHVYFRRIRARRSWGRDGRTVAVSEYGGYSLRLAGHEHSEREFGYRRYRSIAALTAAFVRLHRREVLPAIASGLSAIVYTQLSDVEDELNGLLTADRSVSKVDPGAVRAVNVELAAAYARAASRRG
- a CDS encoding DUF2804 domain-containing protein; amino-acid sequence: MTAIPRGGERIREREITEPVALCLPDGRLNPDAVGWARGALHDTRLPGWGRNKRFEYWSVQTPSTIFTMNISHHDYRANVSITCIDRSTWSEIVQGGNTWMPRRGGLDRTADREPMQARRKDVLVRMTPTDRGTLLHGRSARIDVDVEIVAPDDHESMAVVVPWSDRRFQYTKKDNGLRAVGLISVDGIVQEIDAEHSIAVHDRGRGRWPYFTLWNWGAGNGVTADGQALGLQFGGKWTDGTPSTENWIRLDGRLHKVSSHLEWRYDPADWTAPWRLVGPSVEVTFTPERHLRHVFDRWIVKSRGDTCFGTYAGTVELDDGRVVAFADVFGHVEEVERRW
- a CDS encoding carbohydrate ABC transporter permease; protein product: MSTLTEARRDVVPIPETPSPARRRRADRRRPGERARIWSGAIVCALFLLPLLWMLLTSFKQQRDIFTVPPTIFFDPTLAQYIDAFSRGDLGPKLVNTVIVALGAGLVSLVAGAMAGYALSRLNIRGAGVIGALILASRGVPPIALAVPMFLVARTLGIMDTHITLILAYCSFVIPYVMWLTRGFFLALPKELEEAAMLDGCSKMGAFFRIIVPISAPGLISTFIFSVILAWEELLFALVLTNRDATTVPVAIAGMAGDTETGANWGALAAAGMVTVIPVVILALVVQKWLIRGLADGAMKG
- a CDS encoding sugar ABC transporter permease, whose translation is MLPATVLLVAVLAYPLLYTVQISLSEFDLATFAPADWTGLDNYTAALANESFQNSLVVTAVYLVLALPLQIVLGFGIAYLMNAEWRGRGVVRALFLIPMVVAPVVSGGIWKMILDPLWGGVSWFLGLFGLPPIDWFGDATMSMISIVLIDTWRSVPFVALIASAALLSLPSDLFEAAKVDGANWWQTMRSVSLPLLAPIIAATFVVRWLGAVKMFDVILATTNGGPGEATNVVNLFIYQQAFRLLKFSESSAMAVIVLVITMILTFVFLSVSKKLEDRL
- a CDS encoding sugar ABC transporter substrate-binding protein codes for the protein MVPIRWHQHRRAVALGIAVAASLTALTACSPSGGDPSPGGGGLGTAEEHVEITMMSNDAFAQQWQDELVPEFNKAYPYIDVTIDAIPYTELLAKGLLNGTDTDPEYDLITLDDPWTPQLAEAGVLYELKTDADEWTDPDYDWDDFNTAPLAASEWDGGQYGVPLRSNMLLMFYNKDLYAKAGLPEPTPELTWDEYLEQAPQLVQDTDGDGTDDSWAVGLTWVRGVLSPPFWQAVLNSDGGALFDDGMDPTFATDAGVEALQTQVDLLEYAPPGALTYNYTEPLDAFRQGKVATIFTWGSAFKSAAVDPNVTTLTPDQVGIQTMPVGSESASTHRGIWSGSMFKNTKNPEAAWALLQWMSSKEGEVWTTNTLGSFPARKSTLAETPAEDWLVPVLATLQSAYDVAAEGEMWRPRSPESNAIQEILADQTSAAVQGQASAQEALDKAADQIDELLAK